A genomic window from Microbacterium sp. H1-D42 includes:
- a CDS encoding SDR family oxidoreductase yields the protein MTATTPDPRHQQHDEGFPSQHQDQPGLTSQTHPTPDHGEQTYRGHGRLAGRRALITGGDSGIGRAVAIAFAREGADVAIVHMPSEQEDADTTLEYIRDAGREGLSLAGDLRDERFAESAVRRTRETFDGLDLLVLNAGYQHDIDGFDSLQTEDMRRVFDTNLVGMLVTARAAYPHLEPGAGIIVTASIQAYNPSPGLIDYAMTKAAQVAFVKALAEEAGERGIRVNAVAPGPIWTPLIPGTGWDAAKLEHFGTDTPLGRAGQPAELAGAYVYLASEESSYTSGSVLAVTGGKPL from the coding sequence ATGACTGCCACGACGCCCGATCCCCGCCACCAACAGCATGACGAGGGGTTCCCCTCGCAGCACCAGGATCAGCCGGGGCTCACCTCGCAGACCCACCCCACGCCCGATCACGGTGAACAGACCTATCGCGGACACGGGCGGCTCGCCGGTCGTCGTGCGCTGATCACGGGTGGGGACTCCGGCATCGGCAGAGCGGTCGCGATCGCGTTCGCCAGAGAGGGTGCCGATGTCGCGATCGTGCACATGCCATCGGAGCAGGAGGACGCCGACACCACTCTCGAATACATTCGCGACGCAGGGCGAGAAGGCCTGAGCCTGGCGGGTGATCTGCGCGACGAGCGATTCGCCGAGAGCGCCGTGCGAAGAACTCGCGAGACGTTCGACGGACTGGATCTGCTGGTGCTGAACGCGGGCTACCAGCACGACATCGATGGCTTCGACTCGCTGCAGACCGAAGACATGCGGCGGGTCTTCGACACGAACCTGGTCGGCATGCTCGTCACCGCGAGGGCGGCGTACCCGCACCTCGAACCAGGGGCTGGCATCATCGTGACCGCGTCCATCCAGGCGTACAACCCGTCGCCGGGCCTGATCGACTACGCGATGACGAAGGCCGCGCAGGTCGCCTTCGTCAAGGCGCTCGCCGAAGAGGCCGGCGAGCGGGGCATCAGGGTGAACGCCGTCGCACCCGGGCCGATCTGGACACCGCTCATCCCCGGCACCGGCTGGGACGCAGCGAAGCTCGAGCACTTCGGCACGGATACCCCGCTCGGCAGAGCCGGCCAGCCGGCCGAACTCGCCGGGGCGTATGTCTACCTGGCATCCGAGGAGTCGTCGTACACCTCCGGAAGCGTGCTGGCCGTCACTGGAGGCAAGCCGCTATGA
- a CDS encoding nitronate monooxygenase, with protein MTDLRELLGIRHPIILAPFGGLSSVPLTAAVSEAGGLGSYGLYGYDGQRIRETAAALREVTDAPFALNIWLPTGDEVAPGREHDAYAAALLPYFTAVGMDPPARPERYLPSLDEQLDAIWAAAPAALSVVFGVPSAAIVDEAHRRGIRVIGTATTVAEAVALEAGGVDAIVATGAEAAGHRVSFLRPAEQSLVGLFSLLPQVSDAVAVPVIAAGGVADRRGVTAALALGAAGVQVGTSFLVTGESAANDAHRAAIRATAADESVLTRAMSGRLSRGARNHAVAEIEASGAIAPFPAQNWLTGRFRAVAGQRGMGELQSLWLGQSAPLATRGTADDVFAELVAGLTL; from the coding sequence ATGACTGATCTGCGCGAACTGCTCGGCATCCGGCATCCGATCATCCTCGCCCCGTTCGGCGGACTGTCATCGGTGCCGCTGACGGCCGCCGTCAGCGAAGCGGGCGGGCTCGGATCCTACGGTCTGTACGGCTACGACGGTCAGCGCATCCGCGAGACGGCGGCAGCCCTTCGGGAGGTGACCGACGCGCCGTTCGCGTTGAACATCTGGCTCCCCACCGGCGACGAAGTCGCACCCGGCCGTGAGCACGACGCCTACGCCGCCGCGCTGCTGCCGTACTTCACCGCCGTCGGCATGGATCCGCCCGCCAGACCCGAGCGCTATCTGCCGTCGCTCGACGAGCAGCTCGACGCGATCTGGGCGGCCGCCCCGGCAGCGCTCAGCGTTGTGTTCGGCGTGCCGAGCGCAGCCATCGTCGACGAGGCGCACCGCCGTGGCATCCGCGTCATCGGCACCGCGACCACGGTCGCCGAGGCCGTCGCGCTCGAGGCCGGAGGGGTGGATGCCATCGTCGCGACCGGCGCGGAGGCCGCGGGCCACCGGGTGTCGTTCCTGCGCCCGGCAGAGCAGTCGCTGGTCGGGTTGTTCTCGTTGCTGCCGCAGGTGTCGGATGCTGTCGCCGTACCGGTCATCGCCGCTGGTGGCGTCGCCGATCGGCGTGGCGTCACTGCGGCCCTCGCGCTCGGGGCCGCCGGCGTGCAGGTGGGCACCTCGTTCCTGGTCACCGGGGAATCGGCCGCGAACGATGCGCACCGCGCGGCGATCCGCGCGACTGCGGCTGATGAGAGCGTGCTCACGAGAGCGATGAGCGGGCGCCTCTCACGAGGTGCCCGTAATCATGCGGTCGCCGAGATCGAGGCATCCGGTGCCATCGCGCCGTTCCCCGCGCAGAACTGGCTCACCGGGCGCTTCCGCGCCGTCGCCGGTCAGCGGGGGATGGGCGAGCTGCAGTCGCTGTGGCTGGGACAGTCAGCGCCGCTCGCGACCAGGGGGACCGCCGATGACGTGTTCGCGGAGCTCGTGGCGGGACTGACTCTCTGA
- the purU gene encoding formyltetrahydrofolate deformylase produces the protein MPHTDTARLLIACDDQPGIVAAVAGVLAAHGANIISLDQHSTDEIGGRFFQRTVIHLEGLSAKRPALEASLSDVAGRFGMEWSLHDTSKRKRVAIFVSKYDHCLMELLWRTQRGELDIDVTMVVSNHPDLAESARSFGVPFVHIPRGSGADAKAEMESRQLELLQGNVDLVVLARYMQILTDDFIERIGAPVINIHHSFLPAFIGANPYARAKDRGVKLIGATAHYATADLDEGPIIEQDVTRVTHAESAAELQRRGADVERFVLARAVKWHAEDRVIVHGRSTVIL, from the coding sequence ATGCCGCACACCGACACCGCCCGCCTTCTCATCGCCTGCGATGACCAGCCGGGAATCGTCGCGGCCGTCGCCGGGGTGCTGGCAGCACACGGGGCGAACATCATCTCGCTCGACCAGCACTCGACCGATGAGATCGGCGGACGCTTCTTCCAGCGCACCGTGATCCACCTCGAGGGACTGTCGGCGAAGCGCCCTGCACTGGAGGCCTCACTGTCCGATGTCGCCGGACGCTTCGGCATGGAGTGGTCGCTGCATGACACGTCCAAGCGCAAGCGCGTCGCGATCTTCGTGTCGAAATACGACCACTGCCTGATGGAGCTGCTGTGGCGCACGCAGCGCGGCGAACTCGACATCGACGTGACGATGGTCGTCTCGAACCACCCCGATCTCGCGGAGTCGGCCCGCTCGTTCGGCGTGCCGTTCGTGCACATCCCCCGCGGCTCGGGCGCTGATGCCAAGGCCGAGATGGAATCCAGACAACTCGAGCTGCTGCAGGGCAATGTCGACCTGGTCGTGCTCGCCAGGTACATGCAGATCCTCACCGACGATTTCATCGAGCGGATCGGCGCGCCGGTTATCAACATCCACCACTCGTTCCTGCCCGCGTTCATCGGAGCCAATCCGTATGCGCGCGCCAAGGATCGCGGCGTGAAGCTGATCGGTGCGACCGCGCACTACGCCACGGCCGACCTCGACGAGGGGCCGATCATCGAGCAGGACGTCACGCGGGTGACGCATGCCGAGTCGGCCGCCGAGCTGCAGCGCCGTGGGGCGGACGTCGAGCGATTCGTCCTCGCCCGCGCCGTGAAGTGGCATGCCGAGGATCGCGTGATCGTGCACGGCCGCTCGACCGTCATCCTCTAG
- a CDS encoding DNA topoisomerase IB, which translates to MPRLVKVSPDAPGYRRVASGRGFRYLDQAGAAVASAERKRIKALAIPPAWHDVWISPEPNGHIQAVGVDAAGRRQYIYHRRWRARRDARKFARALELAEGLPRARAQVTKALHAEGIGRDRVLAVAFRVLDAAAPRIGSARYLARHGSRGLTTLQRRHAHVDETTVTLAFPGKSGRRAMIEIDDADLAAAVDDLTAGRPRAALLAYREGHRRRALTPADVNAHVRALTGGAFTAKDFRTLHGTIVASDTLARIGATDTAHLRRRAETLAVRATADALGNTPAVARASYIDPRVFRAYRRGALLRLDVAPESALRRLILEN; encoded by the coding sequence ATGCCTCGTCTGGTCAAGGTCTCCCCGGATGCGCCCGGTTACCGCCGGGTGGCCAGCGGCCGTGGGTTCCGCTATCTCGACCAGGCGGGCGCCGCAGTGGCATCCGCAGAGCGCAAGCGCATCAAGGCACTGGCGATCCCGCCTGCCTGGCACGACGTGTGGATCAGCCCAGAGCCGAACGGCCACATCCAGGCGGTCGGCGTCGATGCGGCCGGGCGCCGACAGTACATCTACCACCGCCGCTGGCGCGCACGCCGCGACGCGCGAAAGTTCGCGCGCGCACTGGAGCTGGCCGAGGGGCTGCCGCGGGCACGTGCGCAGGTGACGAAGGCGCTGCACGCGGAGGGCATCGGCCGTGATCGCGTGCTCGCGGTCGCCTTTCGGGTGCTGGACGCCGCCGCCCCGCGCATCGGCTCAGCCCGATACCTGGCGCGACACGGCAGCAGGGGGCTGACCACCCTGCAGCGACGACACGCGCATGTCGACGAAACGACCGTGACGCTCGCGTTTCCCGGCAAGAGCGGCAGGCGGGCGATGATCGAGATCGACGATGCCGACCTCGCCGCTGCCGTGGACGATCTCACCGCAGGGCGGCCGCGAGCAGCGCTGCTCGCGTACCGGGAGGGGCACCGGCGCCGCGCACTGACACCTGCCGACGTGAACGCGCACGTGCGGGCACTCACGGGCGGCGCGTTCACGGCCAAGGACTTCCGCACACTGCACGGCACGATCGTGGCATCCGACACCCTCGCGCGCATCGGTGCGACGGACACCGCGCACCTCCGTCGCCGGGCCGAGACGCTGGCGGTGCGCGCGACAGCGGATGCCCTTGGCAACACGCCCGCCGTGGCGCGGGCCAGTTACATCGACCCGCGGGTGTTCCGCGCTTACCGTCGTGGCGCGCTTCTGCGCCTCGACGTCGCGCCGGAGTCAGCGCTCCGACGACTCATCCTCGAGAACTGA
- a CDS encoding CorA family divalent cation transporter, translating to MSYPAESQPAESRLDEGPAVVILANPSDRELSALQERFGLHPLIVDDLRAGRQQPKFERPGDHLYLSLWDLNAAGDREKGDTDSDLAVIFDEKVLLLVQRGSPQVLRDLDAALSTPGAMPVASTISAVYRILGTIVADFVELGAAIERELDSVEEEVFDSRVREDYRRIYRLRGRIGQIDRAASGLAEAVRSARREIQAITEDDPELRPYFVHLEHDAVGIAHLAGAEHRELDAVVASHESNVSTRQNQDMRTISAYAALLAVPTVIASVYGMNFKAMPLLGWELGWIVVIALMLALDVVTYVLFRRRGWLGGPPSTRSDGERSDQR from the coding sequence ATGTCCTACCCAGCAGAGTCCCAACCCGCAGAGTCCCGTCTCGACGAAGGTCCGGCTGTCGTCATCCTGGCCAATCCGTCCGATCGCGAGCTCAGCGCGCTGCAAGAGCGGTTCGGCCTGCACCCGCTCATCGTCGACGATCTGCGGGCCGGTCGGCAACAGCCGAAGTTCGAGCGTCCCGGTGATCACCTCTACCTGTCGCTGTGGGACCTCAACGCCGCGGGCGACAGGGAGAAGGGCGACACCGACAGCGACCTCGCAGTGATCTTCGATGAGAAGGTCCTGCTGCTGGTGCAGCGCGGTTCGCCGCAGGTGCTGCGCGATCTGGACGCAGCGCTGTCGACACCGGGAGCGATGCCGGTGGCATCCACGATCTCCGCCGTGTATCGCATTCTCGGAACGATCGTGGCGGACTTCGTCGAGCTCGGCGCCGCGATCGAGCGGGAACTCGACTCAGTGGAGGAGGAGGTGTTCGACAGCCGTGTGCGCGAGGACTACCGGCGCATCTACCGACTGCGCGGTCGGATCGGCCAGATCGATCGCGCGGCGTCCGGCCTTGCAGAGGCGGTCCGCTCGGCACGGCGTGAGATCCAGGCGATCACGGAAGACGATCCGGAGCTGCGGCCCTATTTCGTCCACCTCGAACACGACGCGGTGGGAATCGCGCATCTCGCCGGGGCGGAGCACAGGGAGTTGGATGCTGTGGTCGCGAGCCATGAAAGCAACGTCTCCACCCGGCAGAATCAGGACATGCGCACCATCTCTGCGTACGCGGCGCTGTTGGCCGTTCCGACCGTGATCGCCAGCGTCTACGGGATGAACTTCAAGGCCATGCCGCTGCTCGGCTGGGAACTGGGCTGGATCGTCGTGATCGCCCTCATGCTCGCGCTCGACGTGGTGACATACGTCCTGTTCCGCCGTCGCGGCTGGCTCGGAGGGCCGCCGTCCACGCGCAGCGACGGCGAGCGCTCCGACCAGAGATGA
- a CDS encoding DNA starvation/stationary phase protection protein → MAQLTKKQNAESGFRASAKLRKSLQRVLVDLLELQFQGKQAHWNVVGTNFRDTHLQLDEIVAAARRLGDTVAERMRALHALPDGRSSAVAGSTSLPSYPEGEVSTTDTVDLITERLEATIATVREVHDPVDEEDPTTADILHVVLEELEQFAWMVSAENRTPAP, encoded by the coding sequence ATGGCACAACTCACCAAGAAGCAGAACGCCGAGAGCGGCTTCCGGGCATCCGCGAAACTGCGCAAGAGCCTGCAGCGGGTGCTGGTCGACCTGCTGGAACTTCAGTTCCAGGGCAAGCAGGCGCACTGGAACGTCGTCGGCACGAACTTCCGCGACACGCACCTGCAGCTGGATGAGATCGTGGCTGCCGCCCGCCGGTTGGGAGACACGGTCGCCGAGCGGATGCGCGCGCTGCATGCGCTGCCCGACGGACGCAGCAGCGCTGTCGCGGGGTCGACGTCGCTGCCGTCGTACCCCGAGGGCGAGGTCTCGACGACCGACACGGTCGACCTGATCACCGAGCGCCTCGAGGCCACCATCGCCACCGTCCGCGAGGTGCATGACCCCGTCGACGAGGAGGATCCGACGACCGCAGACATCCTGCACGTCGTACTGGAGGAGCTTGAGCAGTTCGCCTGGATGGTCAGCGCCGAGAATCGCACGCCGGCACCCTGA
- a CDS encoding Rho termination factor N-terminal domain-containing protein, protein MPRGRGSNSLKDPEFYEELRDDGASKEKAARISNAAARDGRRTVGRRGGEAEDYDDRTVDELRARAKELGITGYSGKRKAELISMLRNH, encoded by the coding sequence ATGCCCCGCGGACGCGGATCGAACAGCCTGAAGGACCCCGAGTTCTATGAGGAGCTCCGGGACGATGGAGCGTCGAAGGAGAAGGCGGCCCGGATATCGAACGCCGCGGCCCGAGACGGTCGCAGAACAGTCGGCAGACGAGGCGGCGAAGCAGAGGACTACGACGACCGCACGGTCGACGAGCTGCGAGCCAGAGCGAAAGAGCTCGGAATCACGGGGTACTCCGGCAAGCGCAAGGCGGAGCTGATCTCGATGCTCCGCAACCACTGA
- a CDS encoding NAD(P)H-dependent oxidoreductase: protein MTAPLTALTISCTLKPSPGQSSSEVMSRQLQEMLSAHGVTSEHVRAVDHRILPGVEKDMGEGDDWPTLREKVLAADILVFVTPTWLGQHSSVAQRVLERLDAELAETDAAGRPILFDKVAIAGVVGNEDGAHHIVAVLYQALNDVGFTVPAQGCVYWNGEAMHKTDYKDLSQTPQKVASATKTAVENAVHLAGLLKTSAYPSAE, encoded by the coding sequence ATGACTGCCCCGCTCACCGCACTGACCATCTCGTGCACGCTCAAGCCGTCGCCAGGACAGTCGAGTTCTGAGGTGATGAGCCGCCAGCTGCAGGAGATGCTCAGTGCACACGGCGTCACGAGTGAGCATGTGCGGGCCGTCGACCATCGCATCCTCCCCGGTGTCGAGAAGGACATGGGGGAGGGTGACGATTGGCCGACGCTGCGCGAGAAGGTGCTCGCCGCCGACATCCTCGTCTTCGTCACCCCGACCTGGCTCGGACAGCACTCGAGCGTCGCCCAGCGCGTGCTGGAGCGTCTCGACGCCGAGTTGGCGGAGACGGATGCCGCAGGGCGACCGATCCTGTTCGACAAGGTCGCCATCGCCGGCGTCGTCGGCAACGAGGACGGCGCGCACCACATCGTCGCCGTGCTGTACCAGGCGCTGAACGACGTCGGCTTCACCGTGCCGGCGCAGGGGTGCGTGTACTGGAACGGCGAAGCCATGCACAAGACCGACTACAAGGACCTGTCGCAGACGCCGCAGAAGGTGGCGTCTGCGACGAAGACGGCGGTCGAGAACGCCGTGCACCTGGCGGGCCT